In one Pseudomonas tensinigenes genomic region, the following are encoded:
- a CDS encoding ABC transporter ATP-binding protein, whose translation MSFITVKNVWQQYADQVVLEGLNLNVNEGEFCTLVGASGCGKSTFLRLLLGQETASRGEILLDGQPLASEPDASRGVVFQRYSVFPHLSVLDNVALGLELPRAPLLGRLFGSAKREAREQAAALLDKVGLGHALDKYPAQLSGGMQQRLAIAQALIMKPRVLLLDEPFGALDPGIRKDMHALLLELWRETKLTVFMVTHDLSEGFSLGTRLLVFDKVRLDPHAPGAYGARITYDIPLNSDRRAQRAAVDALPLPLAGALRTA comes from the coding sequence ATGAGCTTCATCACGGTAAAAAACGTCTGGCAGCAATACGCCGATCAAGTGGTGCTGGAAGGCTTGAACCTGAACGTCAACGAAGGTGAGTTTTGCACCTTGGTCGGCGCATCCGGTTGCGGCAAATCGACGTTTCTGCGCCTGCTGCTCGGCCAGGAAACGGCAAGTCGCGGCGAGATTCTGCTCGACGGTCAACCGCTGGCCAGCGAACCGGATGCCAGCCGTGGCGTGGTGTTCCAGCGCTACTCGGTGTTCCCGCATTTGAGCGTGCTGGACAACGTCGCCCTCGGCCTCGAACTGCCGCGTGCACCGTTGCTCGGCCGGCTGTTCGGTAGCGCCAAACGCGAGGCGCGCGAACAGGCTGCGGCATTGCTGGACAAAGTCGGCCTCGGCCATGCCCTCGACAAATACCCGGCGCAGCTGTCCGGCGGCATGCAGCAAAGGTTGGCGATTGCTCAGGCACTGATCATGAAACCACGCGTGTTGCTGCTCGACGAACCGTTCGGCGCGCTCGATCCGGGCATCCGCAAAGACATGCACGCGTTGCTGCTGGAGTTGTGGCGCGAGACGAAACTGACGGTGTTCATGGTCACCCATGACCTGTCCGAAGGCTTCAGCCTCGGCACGCGTCTGCTGGTGTTCGACAAGGTGCGTCTCGACCCGCACGCCCCCGGCGCCTATGGCGCACGCATCACCTACGACATCCCTTTGAACAGCGACCGCCGCGCCCAACGCGCCGCCGTCGACGCCCTGCCGTTACCACTGGCAGGCGCCCTTCGCACCGCTTGA
- a CDS encoding ABC transporter permease encodes MRLINRHPDRPSRLLLVILPFALLLFAYFMGSAERLADNPNDKLLPSAVQMTDAVKRLALNADSRTGDYLLWQDTASSLRRLAIGLGIAALAGLCLGIAAGTLPLFGAPLSPLLTVLSMVPPLAILPILFIVFGLGELSKVMLIVIGITPALARDLEQRAREIPVELLIKAQTLGASTWTLMLRVVLPQLLPRLLISLRLMLGSAWLFLIAAEAIASTDGLGYRIFLVRRYLAMDVILPYVVWITLLAWLMDWGLKYLTRRAFPWYEGAAK; translated from the coding sequence ATGCGCCTGATCAATCGCCACCCGGATCGCCCCAGTCGCCTGTTGTTGGTGATCCTGCCGTTCGCTCTGCTGCTGTTCGCCTACTTCATGGGCTCGGCCGAGCGCCTGGCGGACAACCCCAACGACAAACTGCTGCCCAGCGCCGTGCAGATGACCGACGCGGTCAAACGCTTGGCCTTGAATGCCGACAGCCGCACCGGTGACTACCTGTTGTGGCAGGACACCGCGTCGAGTCTGCGGCGTCTGGCCATCGGCCTCGGTATTGCTGCGCTGGCCGGGCTGTGCCTGGGCATCGCCGCCGGCACGCTGCCGCTGTTCGGCGCACCGTTGTCGCCACTGCTGACGGTGCTGTCGATGGTGCCGCCGCTGGCGATCCTGCCGATTCTGTTCATCGTTTTCGGTCTGGGCGAGTTGTCGAAAGTCATGCTGATTGTCATCGGCATTACCCCGGCGCTTGCTCGCGACCTCGAACAACGCGCCCGGGAAATTCCCGTCGAACTGCTGATCAAGGCGCAGACCCTCGGCGCCTCGACCTGGACGCTGATGCTGCGCGTGGTACTGCCGCAGTTGCTGCCACGCTTGCTGATCTCGTTGCGGCTGATGCTCGGCTCGGCGTGGCTGTTCCTGATTGCCGCCGAAGCGATTGCCTCCACCGACGGCCTCGGCTACCGGATTTTTCTGGTCCGGCGTTATCTGGCGATGGACGTGATTCTGCCGTACGTGGTGTGGATCACCCTCCTCGCCTGGCTGATGGATTGGGGCCTGAAGTACCTGACCCGTCGCGCCTTCCCTTGGTACGAGGGGGCGGCCAAATGA
- a CDS encoding putative urea ABC transporter substrate-binding protein, with amino-acid sequence MTRLRLPALLAAAFAALISSQAPAAQKDHFSVCWTIYAGWMPWEYAGSQGIVDKWAKKYGIKIDVVQLNDYVESINQYTAGQFDGCTMTNMDALTIPAAGGVDSTALIISDFSNGNDGIVLKGDGKKVADLKGMDVNLVELSVSHYLLARALDSVDLTEKDLKVVNTSDADISAAFNTAQVNAVTTWNPMLSDIKAKPGVTEVFNSSQIPGEIMDMMVVNSATLKDNPALGKALTGAWFEVVELMNAKNAASKAALEHMAKASGTDLAGFQAQLDTTKLFATPSEALNFATSKQLPETMRKVAEFSFQHGLLGEGAKDTSAVGMAFANGVTSGDTGNLKLRFDPTYVQMAADAKL; translated from the coding sequence ATGACCCGACTACGTTTGCCCGCCCTGCTCGCCGCCGCCTTCGCCGCGCTCATCAGCAGCCAAGCCCCCGCCGCCCAGAAAGATCACTTCAGCGTGTGCTGGACGATTTACGCCGGCTGGATGCCATGGGAATACGCCGGCAGCCAGGGCATCGTCGACAAATGGGCGAAGAAGTACGGGATCAAGATCGACGTCGTGCAGCTCAACGACTACGTCGAATCGATCAACCAGTACACCGCCGGCCAGTTCGACGGCTGCACCATGACCAACATGGACGCACTGACCATTCCAGCGGCGGGCGGCGTCGACAGCACCGCGCTGATCATCAGCGATTTCTCCAACGGCAACGACGGCATCGTCCTCAAGGGCGACGGCAAAAAAGTCGCCGACCTCAAGGGCATGGACGTCAACCTGGTCGAACTGTCGGTCTCGCACTACCTGCTGGCCCGCGCGCTGGACTCGGTCGATCTGACCGAAAAAGACCTGAAAGTGGTCAACACTTCCGACGCCGACATCTCCGCCGCTTTCAACACCGCGCAAGTCAACGCCGTGACCACCTGGAACCCGATGCTCTCGGACATCAAGGCCAAACCGGGCGTGACCGAAGTGTTCAACTCCAGCCAGATTCCCGGCGAGATCATGGACATGATGGTGGTCAACAGCGCCACCCTCAAAGACAACCCGGCGCTGGGCAAAGCACTGACCGGTGCGTGGTTCGAAGTGGTCGAGCTCATGAACGCCAAGAACGCCGCGAGCAAAGCTGCGCTGGAGCACATGGCCAAAGCCTCGGGCACTGATCTGGCCGGATTCCAGGCGCAACTCGACACCACCAAACTGTTCGCCACGCCAAGCGAAGCGCTGAACTTTGCCACGAGCAAGCAACTGCCGGAAACCATGCGCAAGGTCGCCGAGTTCTCCTTCCAGCACGGCTTGCTCGGCGAAGGCGCGAAAGACACCAGCGCGGTCGGCATGGCCTTCGCCAACGGCGTGACCAGCGGCGACACCGGCAACCTCAAGCTGCGTTTCGATCCGACTTACGTGCAGATGGCCGCCGACGCCAAGCTGTAA
- a CDS encoding glycosyltransferase family 4 protein: MKLLVIHQNFPGQFRHVVLAAIDRRYEVLAIGRDTAPGIAGVKIYRYRAASRAPGGIHPYLTRYEQAVTDGQKVLEILRRLKHSGYRPDVILAHPGWGETLFVKDVYPDTPLVHYCEYYYRAQGADSGFDPEFPRAPRDSSRLRILNSLHLLNLEQCDIAIAPTRWQRSLFPAAYQSAIRVVHEGVIQRSCLAKVRAVRLPNGVELRAGQPIVTYVARNLEPYRGFHSFMRAIPPIQAECPDVQIIIVGGDDVSYGCKPVGYANWRSRMEAEVSFDHSTVHFTGKLPYQTYRAVLQCSKVHVYLTYPFVLSWSLLEAMASGCVVVASDTAPVREVIVDGHNGLLVDFFDHHAIAKRIARVLESAGEYDRLRSAAKLTASRFDVECGTKKYFEVFESATSGYLKKQPVPQFDREI; the protein is encoded by the coding sequence ATGAAGCTTCTTGTGATTCACCAAAACTTTCCGGGCCAGTTCCGTCATGTGGTGCTGGCGGCGATTGACAGGCGTTATGAGGTTTTGGCGATAGGTCGGGATACGGCGCCGGGTATCGCTGGGGTGAAAATATATCGATACCGCGCTGCCAGCCGAGCACCGGGCGGTATTCACCCCTACCTGACCCGTTACGAACAAGCGGTGACTGATGGACAGAAGGTTTTGGAAATTCTGCGCAGGCTGAAACATTCGGGTTATCGGCCGGACGTAATTCTCGCTCATCCCGGGTGGGGGGAAACGCTCTTCGTCAAGGATGTCTATCCTGACACGCCGCTTGTTCACTATTGCGAATATTACTATCGAGCGCAGGGCGCGGATTCCGGGTTCGACCCTGAATTCCCGCGAGCCCCAAGGGATTCATCAAGGCTGCGAATACTCAATTCGCTGCATCTTTTGAATCTTGAGCAATGTGACATTGCGATTGCGCCTACGCGGTGGCAGCGCAGTCTGTTTCCTGCAGCGTATCAATCGGCCATTCGGGTTGTTCACGAGGGCGTCATTCAACGTTCTTGCTTGGCGAAAGTCAGGGCAGTCAGGTTGCCCAATGGAGTCGAACTGAGAGCCGGGCAGCCGATCGTTACTTATGTCGCGAGGAATCTTGAGCCTTATCGCGGGTTTCATAGTTTTATGCGAGCGATTCCGCCTATTCAGGCTGAGTGTCCCGATGTGCAGATAATCATAGTGGGCGGTGATGACGTCAGTTACGGGTGTAAGCCGGTTGGCTATGCAAATTGGCGCAGCAGGATGGAGGCAGAGGTAAGTTTCGATCATTCCACCGTTCATTTCACAGGGAAGCTTCCATACCAGACTTACCGGGCAGTTCTGCAATGTTCAAAGGTTCATGTTTATTTGACGTATCCGTTTGTTTTGTCGTGGTCGTTACTGGAGGCGATGGCCTCTGGGTGTGTGGTAGTAGCGTCGGATACGGCTCCGGTAAGGGAGGTGATCGTTGATGGTCACAATGGATTGCTGGTGGACTTCTTCGATCATCACGCTATTGCCAAACGTATTGCCAGGGTTCTTGAATCCGCTGGTGAGTACGACCGCCTTCGCAGCGCTGCGAAGTTGACGGCGAGCAGATTCGATGTGGAGTGCGGCACGAAAAAATACTTCGAGGTATTTGAAAGCGCAACATCCGGGTATCTCAAGAAACAGCCTGTTCCTCAGTTTGACAGGGAGATTTGA